AAATTCACAACTGCTGTTTGAAGATTTAGCCATAAATGACTTGACCTATATTCAGATGGAAACCACAGAGAATACTGTGGATGAACTATCAGAAACCGTCAGTTTTGAGGAAACTTCAGATTCAGCATCATTACAAGCACAGCTAGGTGATTTATTCGACTCTGAGGATGTAGTTACAAATGACTTGACCTATATTCAGATGGAAACCACAGAGAATACTGTGGATAAACTATCAGAAACTATCAGTTTTGAGGACAATTCAGATTCAGCCCAGACAAGCCCAGAAGTTTTAGAGACCGAGGAAACTAATAATTTAGAAACTACCTTTGAATTAACAGAAAACACAGTTGTTGAAAATAATTTATTGTTTACAGAAACCGCTGAGATTGTTGCTCAAGAAGATGAATTTGCAGACTTGGCAGCATTATTAGGAGAGGAAGTAGCACCCATCCCCAAAGTTAAGAAGATACCAGAAGTAGATTTTGCTGCCCTGGAAGACTTACTAAGTACAGATAATAACAACGATGTCTACCGCCAACGCCAGCCTTTCAACACTCAACCAGTCTCAGCTAAAAATGCTATTCCATCACCAGCCATCAAAGATGAATTTGGTGACTTAGAGAAATTGCTGGCAGAAGCGAATCAAACAATATCCCATTCTACTGTAGTAAAATCGAACACCAGCCAAGCTACCCGTCCCTCTAGTCGTAGGGCTGCGAGATTTGAAGAAACTATGAAGGTTCCAGTTAAGCAACTGGACGATATGAGTAATTTAGTTGGGGAGTTGGTGGTAAATCGCAATACCTTAGAGCAGGATCATGAACGGCTACGACAGTCATTAGATAACTTGCTGATTCAGGTACAACAACTCTCAGATGTAGGTGCAAGGATGCAGGAGTTGTATGAGCGATCGCTACTGGAAGCGTCTCTATTAGCTGGACGCAAAAAGAAAGACCCCGACGGCTTCCAAGCCCCTGATTCCAATGCCGATCGGGGTTTTAGCGAACTAGAAATGGATCGTTTTACTCCCTTCCACACACTCTCACAGCAGATGATTGAACGCATTGTCCGAGTGCGTGAGTCGGCTAGTGACATTGATTTTGTTACCGAAGAAACCGAACGAGTCGCTAGGCAGTTCCGCCAAGTAACCACCCAGCTACAAGAGGGATTAACTAGAGCGCGAATGGTTCCCTTTGCTCAAACTATCGATCGCTGGCGGCGAGGAGTCCGCGACAACGCTATCAAGTGCGGCAAACAGGTAGAGTTGGTGATTGAAGGTGGCGATACCTTAATCGACAAGATGATTTTGGATCATCTGACCGATCCGTTGACTCACATGTTGAATAATGCGATCGCTCATGGTATTGAGACACCAGAAGAAAGACAAGCTGTTGGTAAACCACCTGCGGGAATCATTACTATCCGTGCCTTCCACCAAGGCAACCAAACGATCATATCTGTAGGCGATGATGGCGCAGGTATCGATTCCGCAAAGGTTAAGGCTAAGGCTGTGAAGATTGGCATGATTACAGAAGCGCAGGCAAAAGCCATGTCTCGTCTGGAAGTCTACGATCTACTGTTCCAGTCTGGTTTTACGATTAAAGACCAAGCCGATGAAATTTCTGGTCGTGGCGTGGGTATGGACGTGGTGCGCTCCGAAATTAGCGAAATTCGGGGAACAGTTAACACCGATTCTGCGATCGGTAAGGGAACCACCTTTACTATTCGTTTACCACTGACTCTGAGTATTTGTAAAGCTCTCTGCTGCGTCTCCGATCGCTCCAGGATCGCCTTCCCAATGGACGGTGTAGAAGATACGCTAGATATCCCAGTCAAAAATATTCAGCATGATGCCAATGGGCAATCATTTATTTCCTGGCGCGATACGGTGCTACCATTCCGACCCCTGAAGGAACTTTTAACCTTCAATCGCCAAATCAGTCGCGGTAATGTCTATGGCGGCACCAGAGATGATGACATGGTTTCTGTGGTTGTGGTGCGATCGGCAAATACCCTGATTGCTCTACAGATCGACTTGGTGTTAAGCGAACAAGAAATTGTAATTAAGCAATTTGAAGGGCCAGCACCTAAACCCATTGGTGTAGCTGGTGCTACAGTTCTGGGTGATGGTCGGATTATGCCCATTGCTGACGTGCTAGAAATAATTGACATCTTCCAGGGACGGATTTCTACACAAGCTGGTGGCAATTCTTGGCAACAGAAACTTACTCCTCCTGATACCTCTCCTGCAAAGATTGACCCGACAGTGCTGATTGTCGATGACTCAATCACAGTCCGAGAATTGCTATCCCTGACATTTAACAAAGCAGGTTATCGCGTAGAACAGGCGCGTGACGGTCAGGAGGCTTGGGATAAACTCCGCTCTGGTCTGCCTTGCGATATCGTCTTTTGCGATATCGAAATGCCCCGTTGCGACGGTCTGGAATTGCTCTCTCGCATCCAGAAAGACTCTAACCTTAACCACTTACCGATCGCAATGCTCACCTCGCGCGGTGCAGACAAGCACAGACAAATTGCCGCTCAACTCGGTGCTAGTGGCTACTTTACCAAGCCCTATCTCGAAGAAGCTCTACTTGAAGCCGCAGCGCGAATGCTCAAAGGAGAGAAACTCGTTAACTAAATCAACCAAAAGACTTCGATTTTAGGGAAAACTCTACACGCTTTTACCTCGATTAAAGCTGATACTAGTTTTTAATAGTACAATTGTTCTATAATCAAAAATAGCACGTATTGCCCCGTCAGAAGCCGGGGCTTTCTTTTTGAGAATTAGAGTGTATACCCCAAGTCTCAATACTTGTCGGGTTTTGGGGAAAAGGGCAAAGAAAAAACCTTTAACCTTTCCCCTTTAACCTTTTCCCCAAACCCAATTCTGAGTTCAAAATCCAAAAACCGAGTAGTATTGCCCCAAGTCTTGGGTCTATCTTTGTAGTATGTAAAGAAGTACTTTGACCTAAGAGCTATGCCTTCTTCTGAAAATCTCACTTACCCAACCAGCCATAAGAGCAATCAAGCTGATAATTACCACGGTACTTCAGTTGCAGATCCTTACCGTTGGTTAGAAGATCCTGACTCTGAAGAAACAAGAACTTGGATTGAGGCACAAAATCAAGTTACTTTTGGCTACCTGAGTGAAATTCCTGCTAGGGAAAAAATTAAACAGCGCCTCACCAAACTTTGGGATTATGAAAAATATGGTATTCCTTTTAAAGAAGGCGAACGTTACTTTTATTTCAAAAATGACGGATTGCAAAATCAAAGTGTCCTTTACACTTTGAAAACTCTCGATGACCAACCCCAAGTTTTACTCGATCCCAATAAACTCTCAGAAGATGGCACTGTTGCTCTTTCAGGATTGTCAATTAGCGAGGATGGTAAACTTTTAGCTTATGGTCTATCCTCCTCTGGTTCTGATTGGCAAGAGTGGAAAGTACGCAATGTTGAAACTGGTGAAGACCTCCAAGACCACCTGAAGTGGATTAAATTCTCTGGCGCATCTTGGACACACGATCATCAAGGTTTTTTCTACAGTCGCTACGATGAACCGAATGAAAAAACTCGATTAGAAGATGTCAACTATTATCAGAAGCTCTACTATCATCAACTGGGTAAACCTCAATCAGAAGACGTACTAATTTACCATCGTCCTGACCAAAAAGAATGGGGGTTTAGTGGTGGCGTTACTGAAGATGGACGCTATCTAATAATTTCCATTTGGCTAGGTACGGACTCTAAAAATTTGGTTTTTTCCAAAGATTTAACTAACCATAATACAGAAGTTGTAGAACTAATTAAACAATTTGAGGCAGATTACAGCTTTATCGACAATGATGATAGCGTGTTTTATTTTCGCACAGATTTAAATGCACCTCGGGGAAGAGTTATTGCGATTGATACGAAAAAACCTGCTAAGGAAAATTGGCAAGAAATTATTCCTCAATCAGCAGAAACGTTGGAGAGTGTTGGCATACTTAATAACCAATTTGTTGCTGATTACCTCAAAGATGCTCACAGCCAAATCAAAATTTTTGACCTCAAAGGTGCATTTATTCGAGAGGTAGAACTACCAGGACTCGGTTCAGCCGGAGGCTTTGGGGGCAAGCGTTATGATACTGAAACTTTTTATAGTTTTACCAGTTTTACCATACCAGGCACTATTTATCGCTACGACATGGTGACAGGAAAAAGTGAGATTTTCCGTCAACCAGTGGTCGATTTTAATCCTGATGATTATGAGACAAAACAAGTCTTTTATCACAGCAAAGATGGTACTAGAGTCCCAATATTTATTACACACAAAAAGGGTATTAAATTAGATGGAAATAACCCTACTTATCTCTATGCTTATGGTGGTTTTAATGCTTCAATGACACCCGGTTTTTCTGTGAGTCTATTGGTGTGGATGGAGATGGGTGGTGTCTATGCGATGCCTAATATCCGCGGCGGTGGAGAATACGGCGAAGAATGGCATCAAGCAGGAATGAAGGATAAAAAGCAGAATGTCTTTGATGACTTTATTGGCGCTGCTGAGTGGTTGATTGCTAATAAGTATACTAAAACTGAAAAGCTAGCGATCGCAGGTGGTAGTAACGGCGGTTTATTAGTGGGTGCTTGTATAACGCAACGTCCCGATTTGTTTGGTGCAGCAATACCCGCCGTCGGCGTCATGGATATGTTGCGGTTCCACAAATTTACCATCGGTTGGGCTTGGACTTCTGAATATGGTTCTGCGGATAATCCAGAAGAGTTTTCAGTACTGTATGCTTATTCGCCATTACATAAAATCAAACCAAATACAGCTTACCCAGCAACCTTAATTACCACAGCCGACCATGACGATCGCGTTGTCCCTGCTCATAGTTTCAAATTTGCCGCTGCTTTGCAAGAGGCTCACACAGGTGAGGCGCCAACCCTAATTAGAATTGAGACGAAAGCCGGACATGGTGCGGGTAAACCCACGGCTAAAATTATCGAAGAAGCCGCAGACAAATGGGCTTTTTTGGTACGTGTTTTGGATGTTGAAGTTTAGCAACTTTGTCGGGTGGGCATTGCCTACCCTACGAGACTAAACTAACTATCGCCCTCACTAACTTCTGTGGCTCTACAGGTTTTGTAATGTGAGTTTGAAATCCTACCTGGAGCGCTCTTTGCTGGTCAATTTCTGCGGCATAAGCAGTCAGTGCGATCGCTCGGATGGTTCCTCCTTGATTGGCTGGGCGAGATCGAATCTGCTGCATCAGCATATAGCCGTCCATCTGTGCCATACCTATGTCACTCACTAATACGTCAGGAGTGAACTGCTCTAGAGCTTGCAAAGCTTCTAAAGCAGAAGCGACGGCTGTTACATTTGCACCGCATTGTGACAGCACAAGTGCTTGAAACTCGCGAGTATCTGCCTCATCATCCACCAGCAAAATTTGAACGCCCTCTAAAGGCACTTTTGCTTCTGTCTGAGTGTGGATTGGCTCGAATGCGTTGAGCTTTGCTCTTGCGTGCTGCATGAGGGGCAATTGGATGATGAAGGTTGCGCCTTGATTCTCACCCTGACTTTCTGCTGTCACCCTGCCCCCATGCATTTCGACAATTTGCCGCACGATCGCTAGCCCCAATCCCAACCCGCCAAATTTGCGTGTCGTTGAGCCGTCTTCTTGGCGAAAATATTCAAATACATGGGGCAAAAACTGTGGATTGATGCCCTTGCCAGTATCAATTACCTGAATCTGAGCTAGCCCGTCGAGTTGCCGCAGTTCAACAGCCACTTGTCCGTTGTTAGGTGTGAACTTAACCGCATTGGTAAGCAAATTCCACATCACTTGTTGCAAGCGAGCTGCATCGCCATAAATCGGAGCGATCTCAGTATCAAGCTCAAGAGCGATCGCAATATTTTTTGCTTCTGCTGCCAAACGCACTGTTTCAACGGCAGCATAAATCACAAAGGTCAAACTGACCGGAGCCGCTGTTAAGCTGAGTTTGCCCTGCATGATGCGGGAGATGTCGAGCAAGTCTTCGATTAGTCGCGTCTGTAAATTGGCATTGCGCTCAATAATTTTCAAGGCTTCGGCTCTTTGGGTTTCTCTCAGTTTGCCGTTTTGTAGTAACTGCGTCCAGCCCAAAATCGGGTTCAAAGGCGATCGCAATTCATGAGACAGCACTGCCAAAAACTCATCTTTGATCCGATTGGCGCGATCGGCTGTTTCTCTTGCGGCTTGTTCGCGGACAAGGAGTTGTTCTCGTTCTGCCTCAATGCGTTTTTGCTCAGTGATATTGAGTACAGTACCGACAAAGCGTTGTGGATTGTCGGCAGCATCAAAGTAAGCCTGTCCTCTGGCTGCAATCCACCGTTCAACCCCATCCTGAATCCCGATCGTGCGATATTCTACGTCATACTTGCCGTTGCTTTTTGGGTTCAAAGTCCTTTGCAGCAAATGTTCTAGTCGTTCGCGATCGTCAGGGTACAGTCCGGCAAAAAAGACCTCAATGCTGCTCTCGGCTTCTGGTGGTAAACCATGCATGGCTTTGCAACCTTCATCCCAAATCAATTGGTTGGTGATGAGATTCCAGTCCCAGGTGCCTAATTGGGCAGATTCGATCGCCATACGGAAGCGGTTTTCACTGTCGCGCAAGGCTGCTTCAGCGCGGGCGCGTTCGACCGCCGCCCAAGTGCGCTCGGCTACTTCTTCGGCTAGGGACACCTCGTCCGGTGTCCAAGCTCGTGGCCCGGATGTGTGAACTGCCAGCCCCGCTACGAACTCGCCCCTCTTGATCAGCGGTATGCCGATGTAGGCACCGATCTCAATGGCGGCGTAGGCTGCTCGCTCTGGCGGGGACAGGTTGGGATCGGCTTCCACATCGGACGCGGACACGGCGCGACCGGTGCGGTAGGCTGCGAGCAGCTTGGGACCGAACGAATCAACCGGGTAATTGCCAGCGAGTGCTGCGGCTCCATTAACATAGTCACGCTCAACGACGTAATCAGCACCGCGAACCTCGAAGTACGCCACCCGATTCGCGCTGAGATATTCGCCAAGCACACGGCTGGCCGTAGCCTGAATCTCTATAGGGTCGGCAAGTGGGCGGAGTGCGTCGGAGAGAGAGACGCGGAAAGCATTAAATTCGGCAGTTCGCCGCGAAAGTTCTTCTGAGAGTTTGCGTTCGCTAATATCTTTGAAGACAATGGCAACTTTTCGCGCCTCCGGCTCACCCATACGACAGGCATAGACATCGAACCATCGGTTCATTGCAAGAGAGCCATTTTCAAAGCGAGCAGGTTCACCCGTTAGAGCAACTTGACCGTAAATCTGAATCCAATGGTCTTCTAAATCTGGAACTAACTGACGCGCCGTTTTCCCGACTGCTTGTCGAAGTCCCGTTTGTTGCTCAAAGGTGGGATTGATCTCTAAGAAACGGTAGTCGCTGGCGCGTGGCACACTGCCACTCGGTAGATCATTTTCTTCAAATAATACTTCAATAATGCAGAAGCCTTCGTCGATCGACTCAAACAAAGTCCGGTAGCGTTCTTCGGATTGACGCAGGGTTGCGGCAGTTTGAATCTGCTCGGTAACATTCTTGAAATAAACAGTGATACCGTTTGGGGCGGGGTAGGTGCGAACTTCGTACCAGCGATCGCGATCCGGGTAAAACGCAGTCATTGACGCAGCCACACGATCGCGCATGGCGCTCCAGTGAATCTGCTCTAACTCGTTGCCAATCAATCCTGAATATTCTTCCCATAAAGTCTTGCCAATTAAATCCCCTGCCACACGATCGAGCAGCATTTCGGCAGCTTGATTCACATAGGTAAACATCCAGTTCTCATCCAGAGCAAAGAATGCGTCTGTAATACTCTCCAGAATATTCCGGCTCTTTTCCTCACTTTGGCGCAAGGCTTGCTCTACCTGTTTGCGTAAGCAAAGCTCGTTGGAGACATCAGTAATGTCTCGCGTCACACCTGCCACTGCGTCTACTGCGCCGTTTATACCTAAAAGTGGGACAAAAATGTATTCATAGGTGCGTGTGCCGATTGCGCTAGTATAGGGCGTTTTATCCTTGAGCGGCTGGCGCGTGGCGATCACCTGTTGAATCTGTTGCTGATGTCGGGTCGCTAAATCGGTTGGATAATCCAGCTCAAAAAAGTTCTTTCCCAAAGCTTCATCTGAAGTTTTTTGCCAAAGATTGAGCAGTGCCGGGCTGATATACGTGAACCGTCCCGCCAAATCAAAGGTGTAAATAAAATCGGGAATTGCAGCGACGATCGCGTCAAACTTTCGCAATTGCCGTTCGAGTTCGCTACGGCTCTCGCGTAATGCTGCTTCAGCACGGGCACGCTCGACGGCGGCCCACGTCTGCTCTGCTGTTTCCTCGACTCGTTTCACCTCGTCTTCCGTCCACTGGCGAGGCTCTGCCTGATGCACCGCCAGCAACGCGACAAATTGATTGTTCTTAATCAGCGGCACATCAATATGCGCGGCAATATCAATTGTTTGATATATTGCCCTCTGGCTGGCTGTGTATTTAGAGTAGTTGGCCACATCGGAAACGATCGCCGTTCGCCCCGCTCGATGGTCATCTGTCAGGTTGCGCCCAAAGTCTTCTAGATGGTACAGTCCGCTCAGTTCGGCAACGCCGTTCGTATAGTTTTTATGAACGATCACCTCCTTGCCATCCGGTAACACTTCAATGTAAATAACGCGGCTTGCGCCTAGAGACTCGCCCAGAACAAAGGCAGCGATCGCCTGAATCTCGTTAGCATCAGTCAACGGGCGTAGCGCATTGGTGAGCTTGACTCGAAACGCATCGGCTTGGGCAGCTTGATGCGAGGCATTGGTTGATATGCACTCCGGTAGCAGATCGGATTCTAGCTGCTGGACACGATCTAGTTCTGTTAATAGGATCTGCACAGCCGTTTTTAGGCTATCCGACCAGGTTTCGACGGCCCCTAGTGACGTTTGCGACCAATCGTGCGATCTCAACAATGCACCTATCTTGCCGCCACCAACAAAGAGGTTTTCAGCCTTGGTGCGATCGGCAGCCCATCTCTGGCGGTATCGTATTTCCCGTTCTAAAGCCTTAACTATTAAATCATTAAATGATTCGCTACCTTCCTTGAGTTTCTTGGCTTTTGCAAGCAAGTCAGGCGGAAAACAGATTGTTAAGGCTTCGCGTTCCATAGCAATGAGTGTAACCAGATATGGATAATATTTATTGTATTGTGCCCGTAGAATAGTCCGACTAGGTTTGCTTCCACTTTTTTTATCTGCAATTAGAGGGTGAGTTTGAATATTGATAGATGAGTTAAAATTCAATCAATTACTCACTCTAAGCAAGTATTAATTATGAAATGTAAAGAAGTTTGCGAACACAAACAATTATAATATTTACCCTTGCAAATCGAATTAAATGAATGGGGTAAAATCGTCATGATTACAGTCAAAATTAAACATTATTTTATCAAAGAATAATTCATTACTTATTTTTAAAATATATCTTAAAAGTATTGATAATCTTTAGTTAAAGATTGAATAAAAATAAACTTTACTTAATTTTAGGTAAAAAGTGGCTTGCTAATAAAGCTTGTCGTTGAGTAACTAATGCTGACATTCTTACCTTGAAACTGGTATAAATTTGGTACTACTTCTGAAGCATTAGCTGATAATACAGGTATTGCTGTTAACAGCATACCTAATGTGAACGATTCAATTAAGGGATCTGCGGGTTAATAGTGTCCCAGACAGGAGGGTTTCGACACTTCGACTGCGCTCAGTGCATCGCTGCGCTTAACCCTCAGATGTCGAGAGTTGAGCGCAGTCGAAACTCGGTTTATTGGTACTTTATTTTCACGCAAGTCCCTAAGTTTCTTGTTTGCATACCTAAAAAAGTTTTTGCTAGTTTGACCGAGATACTTACCCGAATGAGATGACAATAGGTATCAAACCAATTTTAAAAGTAGATATGACTACAATCGTGTAAAATGGAACACATTGTAATGCTTGTTAATCTATTTGCAATAATTTCTAATATTCTGTAAAAATTTGATCTACGAACCTGATAACCCTTGAGGAGTTTTAAAAAATACACTCAGATATGGTATAGGCAAAAAGTAGTGCAGCAATAAGTTTATACATCATCTCCTGCCACATTTCTTTTGAGGCGATTTGATTGCATTTTTGTCTTATCCCTCCATAACTAGCAACTTGAGTTAGATTTAGATTTTGAAATACCCTTTGGGGTTTTATTTTAAAATTGGAAATTTTGTATTGCTTATGAAACGGCGACCATACATGCTTCTAGGATTTTTCCTCAGCCTTGTTTTAACTATCGTGCCAATGCCTGGCAATTTCACTAATGCTGCAACACCAACAGCAGTCACACCTGTCTCTGCTCTCTCATTCACCCAAGGAGTGCAAAAAACGGTATTAGACAACGGCTTAATGGTACTAACCAAAGAAGTTCATACTGCTCCTGTGGTGAGTGTGCAAGTTTGGTATAAAGTTGGCTCACGCAACGAGGTGAAGGGAGAAAATGGTATTTCTCACCAGCTAGAACATTTAATGTTCAAAGGTACAAACGACCGTCCAGTACAGTTTGGACGGTTGTTTAGTGCTTTGGGTAGCCAGTTCAATGCTTTTACTAGTTATGACGAAACAGCTTACTTTGGCACAGTGCAGCGAGACAAATTAGAAGCACTGCTGACACTGGAAGCCGATCGCATGGAAAACTCCTTAATTGGGCCTGAACAACTCACCAGTGAAAAGCGGGTGGTGATCTCCGAGTTACAGGGATACGAAAATTCACCAGGTTATCGTCTGAGTCGGGCAGTGATGCGGGCTGCTTTCCCTAATCGAGCCTATGGCTTATCGGTGGGAGGCACAAAAGCCGATGTAGAGAAATTCACGGTGGAGCAGGTACGGAATTATTACCAAACCTACTACAGCCCAGAAAATGCCACGTTAGTGATTACCGGAGATTTTGCCACAAAACCCGCACTCAAAGTTGTCCAAGAAACTTTTGGTAAGTTATCGCAACGAGCAAAAAAGAATACGGCAGTTGATAATGCAACCAGAGCACTCGATCGTTTCTTAGCATCTAATTCTATCGCCGACGCTTCCCCGTCTACCCCTATTGCTAAAAAAGCACCGATTGTCCTTAAGCAACCTGGAAGTGCAGCACTATTGCAAGCGGTCTATCCTCTGCCAGATATCAAACATCCTGATGTCCCAGCAATTGATTTGATGGATGCCATTCTTACAGGTGGACGTAGTTCTCGACTGTATCAGGCTTTGGTAGAATCTGGACTCGCTAGTTCAGTGAGTGGTGGTGCTGCCGAACTCATCGAACCGGGTTGGTATGAAATTGATGCTACAGCGGCTCCTGGTCAAGAGTTGGGGAAAATTGCCCAGGTACTCCAGGAATCTTTAACAAAATTGCAACAGCAGCCTGTCACCTCAGAAGAGTTGAAGCGGGCAAAGACGCAACTGCAAGCCTCATATATTTTGGGTAATCAAGATATCACGAGTCAAGCTAATCAACTGGGATATAACCAAACGATCGCAGGGGATTATCATTTTATTGAAAGGTATCTGGCTGCGATCGCGAAAGTGACTCCTGCTCAAGTCCAAAAAGCAGCGAAAACTTACCTCAATCCGGCTCAACAAACTATCGGCTTCTTTGAGCCAACTCAACCAGATGGGAAACCAGGAACTTCTAGCGCTGGTTCTGGACGCACGGTGGAAAATTTCAGCCCTGGTAAGCCTGTAGATCCAGCAGAACTAGCAAAATATTTGCCACCTGCTACATCAGAGACAGATTCTAATAAACAATCGCTACCAGAAGAGTTTACCTTAAAAAATGGTTTGAAGGTTTTGCTGTTGAGCGATCGCAATCTTCCCACTATTAACCTGAGCGCACAAATTGACGCTGGTGCTGAATTTGACGGCAATCAAAAAGCTGGATTAGCGAATCTAACTGCAAGCAACTTAATGAA
This portion of the Nostoc sp. GT001 genome encodes:
- a CDS encoding prolyl oligopeptidase family serine peptidase, with amino-acid sequence MPSSENLTYPTSHKSNQADNYHGTSVADPYRWLEDPDSEETRTWIEAQNQVTFGYLSEIPAREKIKQRLTKLWDYEKYGIPFKEGERYFYFKNDGLQNQSVLYTLKTLDDQPQVLLDPNKLSEDGTVALSGLSISEDGKLLAYGLSSSGSDWQEWKVRNVETGEDLQDHLKWIKFSGASWTHDHQGFFYSRYDEPNEKTRLEDVNYYQKLYYHQLGKPQSEDVLIYHRPDQKEWGFSGGVTEDGRYLIISIWLGTDSKNLVFSKDLTNHNTEVVELIKQFEADYSFIDNDDSVFYFRTDLNAPRGRVIAIDTKKPAKENWQEIIPQSAETLESVGILNNQFVADYLKDAHSQIKIFDLKGAFIREVELPGLGSAGGFGGKRYDTETFYSFTSFTIPGTIYRYDMVTGKSEIFRQPVVDFNPDDYETKQVFYHSKDGTRVPIFITHKKGIKLDGNNPTYLYAYGGFNASMTPGFSVSLLVWMEMGGVYAMPNIRGGGEYGEEWHQAGMKDKKQNVFDDFIGAAEWLIANKYTKTEKLAIAGGSNGGLLVGACITQRPDLFGAAIPAVGVMDMLRFHKFTIGWAWTSEYGSADNPEEFSVLYAYSPLHKIKPNTAYPATLITTADHDDRVVPAHSFKFAAALQEAHTGEAPTLIRIETKAGHGAGKPTAKIIEEAADKWAFLVRVLDVEV
- a CDS encoding YlcI/YnfO family protein: MNFNSSINIQTHPLIADKKSGSKPSRTILRAQYNKYYPYLVTLIAMEREALTICFPPDLLAKAKKLKEGSESFNDLIVKALEREIRYRQRWAADRTKAENLFVGGGKIGALLRSHDWSQTSLGAVETWSDSLKTAVQILLTELDRVQQLESDLLPECISTNASHQAAQADAFRVKLTNALRPLTDANEIQAIAAFVLGESLGASRVIYIEVLPDGKEVIVHKNYTNGVAELSGLYHLEDFGRNLTDDHRAGRTAIVSDVANYSKYTASQRAIYQTIDIAAHIDVPLIKNNQFVALLAVHQAEPRQWTEDEVKRVEETAEQTWAAVERARAEAALRESRSELERQLRKFDAIVAAIPDFIYTFDLAGRFTYISPALLNLWQKTSDEALGKNFFELDYPTDLATRHQQQIQQVIATRQPLKDKTPYTSAIGTRTYEYIFVPLLGINGAVDAVAGVTRDITDVSNELCLRKQVEQALRQSEEKSRNILESITDAFFALDENWMFTYVNQAAEMLLDRVAGDLIGKTLWEEYSGLIGNELEQIHWSAMRDRVAASMTAFYPDRDRWYEVRTYPAPNGITVYFKNVTEQIQTAATLRQSEERYRTLFESIDEGFCIIEVLFEENDLPSGSVPRASDYRFLEINPTFEQQTGLRQAVGKTARQLVPDLEDHWIQIYGQVALTGEPARFENGSLAMNRWFDVYACRMGEPEARKVAIVFKDISERKLSEELSRRTAEFNAFRVSLSDALRPLADPIEIQATASRVLGEYLSANRVAYFEVRGADYVVERDYVNGAAALAGNYPVDSFGPKLLAAYRTGRAVSASDVEADPNLSPPERAAYAAIEIGAYIGIPLIKRGEFVAGLAVHTSGPRAWTPDEVSLAEEVAERTWAAVERARAEAALRDSENRFRMAIESAQLGTWDWNLITNQLIWDEGCKAMHGLPPEAESSIEVFFAGLYPDDRERLEHLLQRTLNPKSNGKYDVEYRTIGIQDGVERWIAARGQAYFDAADNPQRFVGTVLNITEQKRIEAEREQLLVREQAARETADRANRIKDEFLAVLSHELRSPLNPILGWTQLLQNGKLRETQRAEALKIIERNANLQTRLIEDLLDISRIMQGKLSLTAAPVSLTFVIYAAVETVRLAAEAKNIAIALELDTEIAPIYGDAARLQQVMWNLLTNAVKFTPNNGQVAVELRQLDGLAQIQVIDTGKGINPQFLPHVFEYFRQEDGSTTRKFGGLGLGLAIVRQIVEMHGGRVTAESQGENQGATFIIQLPLMQHARAKLNAFEPIHTQTEAKVPLEGVQILLVDDEADTREFQALVLSQCGANVTAVASALEALQALEQFTPDVLVSDIGMAQMDGYMLMQQIRSRPANQGGTIRAIALTAYAAEIDQQRALQVGFQTHITKPVEPQKLVRAIVSLVS
- a CDS encoding pitrilysin family protein, giving the protein MKRRPYMLLGFFLSLVLTIVPMPGNFTNAATPTAVTPVSALSFTQGVQKTVLDNGLMVLTKEVHTAPVVSVQVWYKVGSRNEVKGENGISHQLEHLMFKGTNDRPVQFGRLFSALGSQFNAFTSYDETAYFGTVQRDKLEALLTLEADRMENSLIGPEQLTSEKRVVISELQGYENSPGYRLSRAVMRAAFPNRAYGLSVGGTKADVEKFTVEQVRNYYQTYYSPENATLVITGDFATKPALKVVQETFGKLSQRAKKNTAVDNATRALDRFLASNSIADASPSTPIAKKAPIVLKQPGSAALLQAVYPLPDIKHPDVPAIDLMDAILTGGRSSRLYQALVESGLASSVSGGAAELIEPGWYEIDATAAPGQELGKIAQVLQESLTKLQQQPVTSEELKRAKTQLQASYILGNQDITSQANQLGYNQTIAGDYHFIERYLAAIAKVTPAQVQKAAKTYLNPAQQTIGFFEPTQPDGKPGTSSAGSGRTVENFSPGKPVDPAELAKYLPPATSETDSNKQSLPEEFTLKNGLKVLLLSDRNLPTINLSAQIDAGAEFDGNQKAGLANLTASNLMNGTQTKNALTLAKTLEDLGVGLSFSASREGVNVSGEGLSANLPILIQTLADVLENATFPADQLELSRQRALTSLKVQLDDPRGLGRQVFQQAIYPENHPFHSFPTAESLKTITRDDLLGFYQTHYRPDTTTLAIVGDFDSVKVKALLNEVFGKWQTTGKPPVLKIPTVPFPKTLTQLNKVIPGKAEAVTYIGYNGISRKDPRYYAALVLNQILGGDTLSSRLGTEVRDRQGLTYGIYSGFAAGINPGPFLIQMQTAPLDAQKAIASTLALLKQLREQGVTEAELNAAKRSITNSYPVDLANPSDVSSIILDNSVLGLSRSEIREFPQRIQAVTMANMQQAIEDLIKPENLVIVTAGPGDTVPKGS